TTTTTGACTAATTTGAAATTTATGCAAATCAGTTTTTCCAAGATTCGCGATAATTCAAGAGTTGCTGTTTAATTTCCGGATTTTGAAGAGAAAGTATTGACATAGCCATAAAAGCCGCATTTTTTGCTCCGGCTTTCCCAATCCCCATTGTAGCGATTGGAATTCCACTCGGCATCTGAACAATTGAATACAAGGCGTCCAATCCATTTAGGTCGGAACCCGGAAGCGGAACTCCTATTACCGGCAAAGTGGTTTTTGAAGCAACAACTCCCGGAAGTGAAGCAGCCATGCCAGCCATTGCGATAATGACTTGTATTCCTTCAGCTTCTGCTTCCAAGGCAAGAGAATATGTTTTTTCCGGATTTCTGTGGGCAGAGGAAATGAAGCTGTCAAAGCCAATTTCGTATTCTTGCAAAACCTGTTCGGTTATCTCCACAAATTTTAAATCTGATTTGCTTCCTGCAATAATCCTGACTAATATTTTTTCTTGCATCTTACTCCTAATATGTATTTTATGATGGATTTTTTAGAACATTTTTCATACTACGCTAATTTGCTACCGTTTGTGCCTTTTCCATCAACTGCCTAATTTAGTAGTCAAATAATATGGTTTTACTTATTTTGATATGATTTCAACATTAAGGGAGTATTACAAATTTTCCAGCAACAAAACCCGAAGACCACGCCCATTGCAGATTAAATCCTCCGGTGTCTCCATCAATATCCAGAATTTCGCCGGCAAAGAAAAGTCCACTAATTATTTTCGATTCAAGTGTTTCTTTGTTAACTTCTTTTGTGGAAATTCCACCGGCAGTAACCTGTGCATCTCGCCAGGAATTTGTGCCGGTAATTTTAAATCTCCATCCTTTGAGAATCTTAGCAATTTTATCAATTTCTTTACAAGAAATATTTTTACTTGTTTTGTTAAAATCCACGCCAGCGTCTTTCAAAATTGGAAATGCAAGTTTTTTATTTAAGAATCCCTCAAAACTTTCTCCAACTTTTTTGTAGGACAAGAGCTCAAATCTATGCGTGAGGAGTTTTTTTATTTCATCAAGGGAAATATTGGGAAAAAAGTCAGTAGATAATTGGATTTTGTGCAGATTATTGCTCTCACCGATTTTACGAGAAATTTTTAGAGCCGGCAAACCGGAAATACCATATTTCGTAAAAAGAATTTCACCTTGCTCCTCTTGTAATATTTTTTTCTGAGAGAGCAATTGTAATTTTCCATCAAAATTCATTCCTGCCAAATGCTTTAGAAATGGCGATTTTAAACGAATTTGCACCAAAGCTGGAAATGGCTGCCCGATTGTATGTCCGAGTTTTTTTGCCAGATCAAATCCGCTCCCGTTAGACCCGAGATATGAAGCGGTCATTCCTCCGGTTGCAAGTATTACTTTTTCAGTCCGGAATATTTCGTTTTTATTGGATTCTATAGTGAAAATGGTTTTATCTTTCCGAATTGATTTCACTTCCCAATCACATTTTTCTGTTATTTTCAATCTCCGAATTTCGTATCGGAGAATATTCAGAATACTGGAAGATTTTTCCGTTATAGGAAAAAGGGAGCCGTCTTTTTCTTTTTTCCAACTAAGCCCCAGAGTTTCAAAAAATTGGAGAGTGTCATTCAAACCAAATTGCCTAAAAACGGATTTCACAAAGTGGGGATTTTGTCCGTGAAAATTAGAACTTTGAAGATTGAAATTAGCAAAATTGCACTTACCGTTTCCCGAAGCAAGAATTTTTTTCCCAACCCTTTTCATTCTTTCCAGAATTACTGTCTTGGCTCCGTTTCTCGCAGCAGAAATTGCTGCGATCAAACCTGCTGCACCTCCTCCGATTATGACAAGATCATATTTTTTGGGCATATCTTATACATTCTCCATTTCGTTAGAGGAATCGTAAGAATCTATCTCGTTCCCAAGCCCTCCCGAAAGCTTTCGGGAGGAACGTTTTTTGTGCAAAGCCCCAGCTTTGCGGAATGTTCCACTTGCATATTAATTTCACTTCATTTGCAAATAAGCATTTATCAGACCATTTGTTGATGAGTCATGAGCAGTGATTTGGTTTGTGTTCTCTAATTCCGGCAGAATGCGTTTTGCCAGCTGTTTTCCCAGTTCCACACCCCACTGATCGAAACTGAAAATATTCCAGATAATTCCCTGAACAAAAATTTTGTGCTCATACATTGCGATCAGCATTCCAAGAGATTTTGGGGTAATTTTTTTCAGAAGAATTGAATTTGTTGGTTTGTTGCCGGTAAAAACTTTATAGGGTAAAAGTAGCATTACCTCTTCTGCATTCAAGCCTGATTTGATTAATTCCTCCCGAACTTCTTCTGCTGTTTTTCCATTCATAAGAGCTTCCGGTTGAGCAAAAAAATTAGCTAACAATTTCCAATGATGATCTCCAATGGGATTGTGACTAATTGCCGGAGCAATAAAATCACACGGGATCATTTTCGTTCCCTGATGAATAAGCTGGTAGAAAGCGTGCTGACCGTTTGTGCCGGGTTGTCCCCAGATTATCGGTCCGGTTTGGTAATTCACCGGCTTCCCATTGCGATCCGCAGATTTGCCATTACTTTCCATATTTGCTTGCTGGAAATATTGAGCAAAATATTTGAGATATTGATCATAAGCAAGAATCGCTTCGGATTCCGCCCCGAAAAAATTATTGTACCACAAACTGATTAAAGCCAGAATAACCGGAATGTTTTTGGAAAAGGGCGACTTTCTAAAATGCAAATCCATCAGATGAGCACCTTCCAAAAGTTTGATGAAATTCTCGTATCCGATCGAACAGGCAATTGAAAGCCCGATTGCTGAATAGAGAGAATATCTTCCACCCACCCAATCCCAGAAACGAAACATGTTTTTGGGATCAATCCCAAATTTTTCCACTCCGTTCTTGTTCGTGGAAATTGCTACAAAATGCTTTTTGATCTGCTCCTTATCTTGTGCTATATTGAGGAACCATTCACGAGCAGTTTGTGCGTTCGTCATCGTCTCTTGAGTTGTGAATGTTTTTGAAGCAATCATGAACAAAGTCGTTTCCGGATCAACTTTTTTTAATATCTCGGAAATATCAGTTCCATCTACGTTTGAGACAAAATGGGGTGTGATGTTTTTTGTCAGATATGGACGAAGTGCTTCCACAACCATTTTTGGGCCGAGATCTGAACCGCCGATACCGATATTCACGATGTTGCGGATAGGCTTTCCCGAAAAGCCTTTCCACGATCCGGAAATAATTTTTTCGGAGAAATTTTTCATCTGTTCGATAACTGCGTTTATTTCCGGCATGACATTTTTTCCATCTACAAACACAGGATTGTTTGAACGATTTCGTAAAGCAGTGTGCAAAACCGCCCTATGCTCAGTCTCGTTTATAATTTTACCGGAAAACATTTGCTCAATTGCATCTTGTAAGTCTATTTCTTCCGCTAATTTCATTAACAAATGTAGCGTTTCCGAAGTAATTATATTTTTGGAGTAATCAACAAGAATATCCTCAAATTGTTGGGAAAATTTTTCAAACCGATTCTTATCATTTTTAAATAGGTTTTTCATTTGCAGATATTGAATATCAGAAAAATGGTTTTCCAGATTTTTCCAGGCAGTTGTTTTAGTTGGTTTTATTTTTTTTAACATTATGAAAATTCCTTGGTTTATTTAAATTAGGCTTGAAGATTGTGGTATTAACTGTCAATATTTTAAACATTAACATTTCATGAGGGCTTGGGAACAAGATTGGCAGAATATGCTTTGGGAACGAGAAATGAATGCCAACTGTAGCACACGGTCCTCTGGTGTTGTTGGAAAAAGTAGATTAGTAAAAAAAATAGACCACAAGGGACACAAAGATCACAAAGGATTAAATTGCCAATCTCAGAATTAGCACCAGAGGTGCGATATATTTGTAGCATAAGGCGTTAGCCTTATGAAACAAAGAGCTATAAAAAACAGCACCGTAGGTGCGACATCAAGACATCTTCTAAATACCAAAAAATTTCTTCGCATTCCGTGTGGTAATCTCTGCTATCTCATTCGGGGTTTTCATTCGAATTTCCGCAATCTCTCGAATAATGTGTTTTACATATTCCGGGCGATTACGTTTTCCCCGATGCGGCTTTGGAGTGAGGAAAGGAGCATCGGTTTCCACAAAAAATTTATCATCCGGCAGATCTTTTATAATGCTATAATATTTCGCTCTATCAAAAGTAACCACACCCGTGAATGAAATGTGCCAACCCATTTCAATAATTTTTTGGGACATTGTGTAATCACCTGAATAGCAGTGAAAAACTAATTTTTTTGGTGCCAGTTCTGTGAGAATTTCCATTACGTCTTTGTGAGCATCTCTGTCATGCAGAACTATGGGAAGATCGTGCTCCATTGCGATTTCAACTTGCTCTCGAAAAACTTTTTTCTGTATATTTTTCGGACTCAAGTTGCGAAAATAATCCAACCCGATTTCACCAACAGCCACGATTTTTTCGTGAATCAAGAGCTTCTTCAATTCTTTTTTGTCAAAGGTTGTAGCATCATGGGGATGCCAGCCTGCGGTTGCATAGATTTTAGCGTATTTTTTTGCGAGTTCGATTGATTCGAGAGATGTTTTTGCATCAATTCCGATGTTTATAATATTTACAACATCGTTTGCAAAAGCGGTATTTATCACTGTGTCTCTGTCTTTATCGTATCTGTCAAAATTCAGATGAGCGTGAGTGTCTATTACTTTCATTTTTGGTCTCCATTTTAAATTTATTTCTTTCTATCCCCATGCGGATGCGCCTGCTGATACACTTTTTTCATTTGTGTTATGGAAGTGTGCGTGTAAATTTCTGTGGAAGTAAGACTGGCATGCCCAAGCAACTCTTGCACCGAGCGCAGGTCTGCTCCGTGATTGAGGAGGTGAGTGGCGAAGCTGTGCCGCACGGTGTGGGGGCTATATTGCCGCGATTTTTCGATTACTTTTATATACTTATTTATAATATACCGAAGTTCGTCAGCAGATAGGGGATTGCCGTTTTTGGAAACAAAGAGCGATTTGGTTTTCGTTTTTTTCTTGTCTAAAAATGTTGGACGAATTTTGAGATATGTATTAACAGATTTTACGGCATAGTTGCCGATTGGGACAATTCTGGCTTTGCTTCTTTTCCCCATAACTTTTATCAATTTTTCATTCAAACTCACATCCGAAAGTTTCAATCCGGCGAGTTCGCTAATTCGTATTCCGCTACTGTATAAAATTTCCAAGATTGCCTGATTGCGGATGCCGAGTAAATTTTCCTGATCGGGAATTGATAACACAAATTTCATTTCCTTTTCAGTCAGAAAAGTGGCAGCATGTTTTTCAAATTTTGGAATTTTCGTTTCAGAAAGGGGATTGGATTGTATATAATTTTTGAATGCTAAAAATTTAAAAAATCCCTTTGCTGAAATTACTTTCCTTGCCAAGGTTCTATTACTGTTTCCATCTTCATTTTCGTATTGAAGAAAATCACGAAACATTTGCTTGGTTATTTCCTGAGTAATTACTTTTTCATTCGGAAAA
The sequence above is drawn from the Candidatus Cloacimonadota bacterium genome and encodes:
- a CDS encoding TatD family hydrolase codes for the protein MKVIDTHAHLNFDRYDKDRDTVINTAFANDVVNIINIGIDAKTSLESIELAKKYAKIYATAGWHPHDATTFDKKELKKLLIHEKIVAVGEIGLDYFRNLSPKNIQKKVFREQVEIAMEHDLPIVLHDRDAHKDVMEILTELAPKKLVFHCYSGDYTMSQKIIEMGWHISFTGVVTFDRAKYYSIIKDLPDDKFFVETDAPFLTPKPHRGKRNRPEYVKHIIREIAEIRMKTPNEIAEITTRNAKKFFGI
- the purE gene encoding 5-(carboxyamino)imidazole ribonucleotide mutase; translated protein: MQEKILVRIIAGSKSDLKFVEITEQVLQEYEIGFDSFISSAHRNPEKTYSLALEAEAEGIQVIIAMAGMAASLPGVVASKTTLPVIGVPLPGSDLNGLDALYSIVQMPSGIPIATMGIGKAGAKNAAFMAMSILSLQNPEIKQQLLNYRESWKN
- a CDS encoding tyrosine recombinase XerC; its protein translation is MKNHLKKYIDYLSSQNVSAHTIRAYKTDISLFEKFCRQFFPNEKVITQEITKQMFRDFLQYENEDGNSNRTLARKVISAKGFFKFLAFKNYIQSNPLSETKIPKFEKHAATFLTEKEMKFVLSIPDQENLLGIRNQAILEILYSSGIRISELAGLKLSDVSLNEKLIKVMGKRSKARIVPIGNYAVKSVNTYLKIRPTFLDKKKTKTKSLFVSKNGNPLSADELRYIINKYIKVIEKSRQYSPHTVRHSFATHLLNHGADLRSVQELLGHASLTSTEIYTHTSITQMKKVYQQAHPHGDRKK
- the pgi gene encoding glucose-6-phosphate isomerase, whose product is MLKKIKPTKTTAWKNLENHFSDIQYLQMKNLFKNDKNRFEKFSQQFEDILVDYSKNIITSETLHLLMKLAEEIDLQDAIEQMFSGKIINETEHRAVLHTALRNRSNNPVFVDGKNVMPEINAVIEQMKNFSEKIISGSWKGFSGKPIRNIVNIGIGGSDLGPKMVVEALRPYLTKNITPHFVSNVDGTDISEILKKVDPETTLFMIASKTFTTQETMTNAQTAREWFLNIAQDKEQIKKHFVAISTNKNGVEKFGIDPKNMFRFWDWVGGRYSLYSAIGLSIACSIGYENFIKLLEGAHLMDLHFRKSPFSKNIPVILALISLWYNNFFGAESEAILAYDQYLKYFAQYFQQANMESNGKSADRNGKPVNYQTGPIIWGQPGTNGQHAFYQLIHQGTKMIPCDFIAPAISHNPIGDHHWKLLANFFAQPEALMNGKTAEEVREELIKSGLNAEEVMLLLPYKVFTGNKPTNSILLKKITPKSLGMLIAMYEHKIFVQGIIWNIFSFDQWGVELGKQLAKRILPELENTNQITAHDSSTNGLINAYLQMK
- a CDS encoding NAD(P)/FAD-dependent oxidoreductase, which produces MPKKYDLVIIGGGAAGLIAAISAARNGAKTVILERMKRVGKKILASGNGKCNFANFNLQSSNFHGQNPHFVKSVFRQFGLNDTLQFFETLGLSWKKEKDGSLFPITEKSSSILNILRYEIRRLKITEKCDWEVKSIRKDKTIFTIESNKNEIFRTEKVILATGGMTASYLGSNGSGFDLAKKLGHTIGQPFPALVQIRLKSPFLKHLAGMNFDGKLQLLSQKKILQEEQGEILFTKYGISGLPALKISRKIGESNNLHKIQLSTDFFPNISLDEIKKLLTHRFELLSYKKVGESFEGFLNKKLAFPILKDAGVDFNKTSKNISCKEIDKIAKILKGWRFKITGTNSWRDAQVTAGGISTKEVNKETLESKIISGLFFAGEILDIDGDTGGFNLQWAWSSGFVAGKFVILP